In Capsicum annuum cultivar UCD-10X-F1 chromosome 11, UCD10Xv1.1, whole genome shotgun sequence, one genomic interval encodes:
- the LOC107848215 gene encoding protein AIR1 isoform X1: MGKREKSEKKSAKSVVLEEESAAEEEVRIKIKKKSKRMRSKIRKEEEDDDDEEGNEDLVLKIVEKALLRKCRSAVNGKAEDVIVNDLNGESKSRKKDKKKKTKKKKEENDIEILEEDPQVSSRIDKDFESFCSEMSLVDEMKEQNVDDIDMNVVDDAAEKNPVDDAAEKNPVEMSDSLVLRRLLRGPRYFDPPDSSWGTCYNCGEEGHTTVNCTSAKRKKPCFVCGSFDHNSKQCAKGKECFICKTGGHRAKDCPEKNGGGSERSRMCLKCGDSGHDMFSCRNDYSADDLKEIQCYICKSFGHLCCASYPDSGPTEISCYRCGLLGHTGLACAGSRGETSGTGHLSSCYRCGEEGHFARECTNSNTVNKWNRELSTPKKKVFKERKENHEFHSAPHDFGKGRKNTQYGGYASGYNTKQRAGWITDDPEDFPRSNGWRSPSTPGNKRARISNYGDHSSISYSSRKSNRLDFYDSTHYGSVKYHHHHRFSASRFGNSSHAGRRNYEW, encoded by the exons ATGGGCAAACGAGAAAAATCGGAGAAAAAATCAGCAAAATCAGTAGTATTAGAAGAAGAATCAGCAGCAGAAGAAGAAGtaagaataaaaattaagaaaaaatcgAAGAGAATGCGAAGTAAGATAcggaaagaagaagaagatgatgatgatgaagaaggtAATGAAGATTTAGTATTGAAAATTGTTGAGAAAGCGTTGCTTCGTAAGTGCCGTTCAGCTGTAAATGGTAAAGCTGAGGATGTAATTGTTAATGATTTGAATGGGGAaagtaaaagtagaaaaaaagataaaaagaagaagacgaagaagaagaaggaggaaaaTGATATTGAGATTCTAGAAGAAGATCCT CAGGTGTCAAGCAGAATAGATAAAGATTTCGAGAGCTTCTGTAGTGAGATGTCTCTG GTGGATGAAATGAAAGAACAAAATGTGGATGATATTGATATGAATGTTGTTGATGATGCAGCTGAAAAGAATCCTGTTGATGATGCAGCTGAAAAGAATCCTGTTGAGATGTCTGATAGTCTCGTCCTACGAAGGCTTCTT CGGGGGCCAAGATACTTTGATCCTCCAGATAGCAGTTGGGGAACCTGTTATAATTGTGGTGAAGAGGGTCATACTACAGTCAACTGTACTTCAGCCAAGCGCAAAAAACCATGCTTTGTTTGTGGGAGTTTTGATCATAATTCTAAACAGTGTGCAAAG GGCAAAGAGTGTTTCATCTGCAAGACGGGCGGTCATCGTGCTAAGGATTGCCCTGAAAAAAACGGAGGAGGATCTGAAAGATCAAGAATGTGTTTAAAATGTGGGGATTCTGGCCATGATATGTTTTCATGCCGGAATGACTATTCTGCTGATGATCTAAAG GAAATACAATGTTACATATGTAAGAGTTTTGGTCATCTTTGCTGTGCAAGCTACCCTGATAGTGGTCCAACAGAAATATCCTGTTACAGATGTGGTCTACTAGGCCATACCGGTTTG GCATGCGCAGGATCTCGTGGGGAGACCAGTGGTACAGGGCATCTTAGTTCTTGTTATAGGTGTGGTGAAGAAGGGCATTTTGCACGAGAATGCACTAATTCCAATACA GTCAATAAGTGGAATCGGGAATTATCAACTCCCAAGAAGAAAGTGttcaaggaaagaaaagaaaatcacgAGTTCCATTCTGCTCCTCATGATTTTGGCAAGGGAAGAAAGAACACACAATATGGAGGATATGCATCAGGCTACAATACAAAACAAAGGGCTGGTTGGATCACCGATGATCCTGAAGACTTCCCTCGATCCAATGGTTGGAGATCTCCTTCAACTCCCGGAAATAAGAGAGCCAGGATATCCAACTATGGTGATCATTCCTCTATTTCTTATTCATCTAGAAAGTCCAACAGGCTTGACTTTTATGATTCAACTCATTATGGATCAGTCAAATATCATCATCACCATAGGTTTTCAGCCTCACGATTTGGCAACAGCAGTCATGCCGGCAGGAGAAATTATGAATGGTAA
- the LOC107848215 gene encoding protein AIR1 isoform X2 yields the protein MGKREKSEKKSAKSVVLEEESAAEEEVRIKIKKKSKRMRSKIRKEEEDDDDEEGNEDLVLKIVEKALLRKCRSAVNGKAEDVIVNDLNGESKSRKKDKKKKTKKKKEENDIEILEEDPVSSRIDKDFESFCSEMSLVDEMKEQNVDDIDMNVVDDAAEKNPVDDAAEKNPVEMSDSLVLRRLLRGPRYFDPPDSSWGTCYNCGEEGHTTVNCTSAKRKKPCFVCGSFDHNSKQCAKGKECFICKTGGHRAKDCPEKNGGGSERSRMCLKCGDSGHDMFSCRNDYSADDLKEIQCYICKSFGHLCCASYPDSGPTEISCYRCGLLGHTGLACAGSRGETSGTGHLSSCYRCGEEGHFARECTNSNTVNKWNRELSTPKKKVFKERKENHEFHSAPHDFGKGRKNTQYGGYASGYNTKQRAGWITDDPEDFPRSNGWRSPSTPGNKRARISNYGDHSSISYSSRKSNRLDFYDSTHYGSVKYHHHHRFSASRFGNSSHAGRRNYEW from the exons ATGGGCAAACGAGAAAAATCGGAGAAAAAATCAGCAAAATCAGTAGTATTAGAAGAAGAATCAGCAGCAGAAGAAGAAGtaagaataaaaattaagaaaaaatcgAAGAGAATGCGAAGTAAGATAcggaaagaagaagaagatgatgatgatgaagaaggtAATGAAGATTTAGTATTGAAAATTGTTGAGAAAGCGTTGCTTCGTAAGTGCCGTTCAGCTGTAAATGGTAAAGCTGAGGATGTAATTGTTAATGATTTGAATGGGGAaagtaaaagtagaaaaaaagataaaaagaagaagacgaagaagaagaaggaggaaaaTGATATTGAGATTCTAGAAGAAGATCCT GTGTCAAGCAGAATAGATAAAGATTTCGAGAGCTTCTGTAGTGAGATGTCTCTG GTGGATGAAATGAAAGAACAAAATGTGGATGATATTGATATGAATGTTGTTGATGATGCAGCTGAAAAGAATCCTGTTGATGATGCAGCTGAAAAGAATCCTGTTGAGATGTCTGATAGTCTCGTCCTACGAAGGCTTCTT CGGGGGCCAAGATACTTTGATCCTCCAGATAGCAGTTGGGGAACCTGTTATAATTGTGGTGAAGAGGGTCATACTACAGTCAACTGTACTTCAGCCAAGCGCAAAAAACCATGCTTTGTTTGTGGGAGTTTTGATCATAATTCTAAACAGTGTGCAAAG GGCAAAGAGTGTTTCATCTGCAAGACGGGCGGTCATCGTGCTAAGGATTGCCCTGAAAAAAACGGAGGAGGATCTGAAAGATCAAGAATGTGTTTAAAATGTGGGGATTCTGGCCATGATATGTTTTCATGCCGGAATGACTATTCTGCTGATGATCTAAAG GAAATACAATGTTACATATGTAAGAGTTTTGGTCATCTTTGCTGTGCAAGCTACCCTGATAGTGGTCCAACAGAAATATCCTGTTACAGATGTGGTCTACTAGGCCATACCGGTTTG GCATGCGCAGGATCTCGTGGGGAGACCAGTGGTACAGGGCATCTTAGTTCTTGTTATAGGTGTGGTGAAGAAGGGCATTTTGCACGAGAATGCACTAATTCCAATACA GTCAATAAGTGGAATCGGGAATTATCAACTCCCAAGAAGAAAGTGttcaaggaaagaaaagaaaatcacgAGTTCCATTCTGCTCCTCATGATTTTGGCAAGGGAAGAAAGAACACACAATATGGAGGATATGCATCAGGCTACAATACAAAACAAAGGGCTGGTTGGATCACCGATGATCCTGAAGACTTCCCTCGATCCAATGGTTGGAGATCTCCTTCAACTCCCGGAAATAAGAGAGCCAGGATATCCAACTATGGTGATCATTCCTCTATTTCTTATTCATCTAGAAAGTCCAACAGGCTTGACTTTTATGATTCAACTCATTATGGATCAGTCAAATATCATCATCACCATAGGTTTTCAGCCTCACGATTTGGCAACAGCAGTCATGCCGGCAGGAGAAATTATGAATGGTAA
- the LOC107848215 gene encoding protein AIR1 isoform X3 encodes MGKREKSEKKSAKSVVLEEESAAEEEVRIKIKKKSKRMRSKIRKEEEDDDDEEGNEDLVLKIVEKALLRKCRSAVNGKAEDVIVNDLNGESKSRKKDKKKKTKKKKEENDIEILEEDPVDEMKEQNVDDIDMNVVDDAAEKNPVDDAAEKNPVEMSDSLVLRRLLRGPRYFDPPDSSWGTCYNCGEEGHTTVNCTSAKRKKPCFVCGSFDHNSKQCAKGKECFICKTGGHRAKDCPEKNGGGSERSRMCLKCGDSGHDMFSCRNDYSADDLKEIQCYICKSFGHLCCASYPDSGPTEISCYRCGLLGHTGLACAGSRGETSGTGHLSSCYRCGEEGHFARECTNSNTVNKWNRELSTPKKKVFKERKENHEFHSAPHDFGKGRKNTQYGGYASGYNTKQRAGWITDDPEDFPRSNGWRSPSTPGNKRARISNYGDHSSISYSSRKSNRLDFYDSTHYGSVKYHHHHRFSASRFGNSSHAGRRNYEW; translated from the exons ATGGGCAAACGAGAAAAATCGGAGAAAAAATCAGCAAAATCAGTAGTATTAGAAGAAGAATCAGCAGCAGAAGAAGAAGtaagaataaaaattaagaaaaaatcgAAGAGAATGCGAAGTAAGATAcggaaagaagaagaagatgatgatgatgaagaaggtAATGAAGATTTAGTATTGAAAATTGTTGAGAAAGCGTTGCTTCGTAAGTGCCGTTCAGCTGTAAATGGTAAAGCTGAGGATGTAATTGTTAATGATTTGAATGGGGAaagtaaaagtagaaaaaaagataaaaagaagaagacgaagaagaagaaggaggaaaaTGATATTGAGATTCTAGAAGAAGATCCT GTGGATGAAATGAAAGAACAAAATGTGGATGATATTGATATGAATGTTGTTGATGATGCAGCTGAAAAGAATCCTGTTGATGATGCAGCTGAAAAGAATCCTGTTGAGATGTCTGATAGTCTCGTCCTACGAAGGCTTCTT CGGGGGCCAAGATACTTTGATCCTCCAGATAGCAGTTGGGGAACCTGTTATAATTGTGGTGAAGAGGGTCATACTACAGTCAACTGTACTTCAGCCAAGCGCAAAAAACCATGCTTTGTTTGTGGGAGTTTTGATCATAATTCTAAACAGTGTGCAAAG GGCAAAGAGTGTTTCATCTGCAAGACGGGCGGTCATCGTGCTAAGGATTGCCCTGAAAAAAACGGAGGAGGATCTGAAAGATCAAGAATGTGTTTAAAATGTGGGGATTCTGGCCATGATATGTTTTCATGCCGGAATGACTATTCTGCTGATGATCTAAAG GAAATACAATGTTACATATGTAAGAGTTTTGGTCATCTTTGCTGTGCAAGCTACCCTGATAGTGGTCCAACAGAAATATCCTGTTACAGATGTGGTCTACTAGGCCATACCGGTTTG GCATGCGCAGGATCTCGTGGGGAGACCAGTGGTACAGGGCATCTTAGTTCTTGTTATAGGTGTGGTGAAGAAGGGCATTTTGCACGAGAATGCACTAATTCCAATACA GTCAATAAGTGGAATCGGGAATTATCAACTCCCAAGAAGAAAGTGttcaaggaaagaaaagaaaatcacgAGTTCCATTCTGCTCCTCATGATTTTGGCAAGGGAAGAAAGAACACACAATATGGAGGATATGCATCAGGCTACAATACAAAACAAAGGGCTGGTTGGATCACCGATGATCCTGAAGACTTCCCTCGATCCAATGGTTGGAGATCTCCTTCAACTCCCGGAAATAAGAGAGCCAGGATATCCAACTATGGTGATCATTCCTCTATTTCTTATTCATCTAGAAAGTCCAACAGGCTTGACTTTTATGATTCAACTCATTATGGATCAGTCAAATATCATCATCACCATAGGTTTTCAGCCTCACGATTTGGCAACAGCAGTCATGCCGGCAGGAGAAATTATGAATGGTAA
- the LOC107848078 gene encoding protein NLP7 isoform X2: MNDMINNIPFNHSANMMEQIEKNQLAMINDDVYEVYTSSEFMNYIGTPLSCSEERSNFHLMVFWSNNQPQSNCLVEASVKQKIKAALQRIETSQVILLQFWGLENIEGRNFLSTSGQPFGLRYLYKGLCWYRKHCQGYKYSTVDHKGENHEQGTTEKDNLFGPPTRVFQQKLPESSTHVGYYTNEEFPMRDHAVQCGVRTYLALPVFEPIEKNCVGVIELVTVWKGGYLTYEVERVLNPLEGVDLKCPKIYLNKGRKVQAGKQNEREEIKTMLKIVRETHKLPFVRVWIPCVNLEMDHNGMYVGCTEHAISADPTILLGSILSTMGQHFRSFKFASGQELGNDSRVQVVKASSDKNVDYFHIYHLASPFMPEVLQAEEQRNQLTEENKNLTGKEGRQPPMAQSDVLSIDPHIISEKQCVGVTHLRKESRTRNKDSVNYDDLKLHFNKNLSDAAESLQVSRSTLKRLCRKYGIRRWPLSKRKKNTNSDNQALTILPKKNKSTTSEITTSHTDHESSSGNSCFTIKATYGDDMMKFKLYTFSRKDDLDNEVAKRLQLPIGGFRINYMDEDNDRIWIACDDDLRDCFSNAQSLGKNTIKMLVLPAAINHHLEL, encoded by the exons ATGAATGATATGATTAACAATATTCCTTTCAATCACTCTGCAAATATGATGGAACAAATAGAGAAAAATCAATTAGCTATGattaatgatgatgtttatgaaGTATATACATCATCTGAGTTCATGAATTACATAGGAACTCCATTATCTTGTTCTGAAGAACGTTCTAATTTTCATTTAATGGTTTTTTGGAGCAAcaatcaacctcaatctaactGTCTTGTAGAAGCGT CTGTGAAGCAAAAGATCAAAGCAGCACTTCAGAGAATAGAAACATCCCAAGTAATTTTACTACAGTTTTGGGGGCTGGAAAATATTGAAGGTAGAAATTTTCTATCAACTTCAGGACAACCATTTGGTCTTAGATATCTATATAAAGGATTATGCTGGTATAGAAAACACTGTCAAGGTTATAAATATAGTACTGTTGATCATAAGGGCGAAAATCATGAACAAGGAACAACGGAAAAAGATAATCTTTTTGGTCCGCCTACACGAGTTTTCCAGCAAAAATTGCCCGAGTCAAGTACTCATGTGGGATATTACACGAACGAAGAGTTTCCAATGAGGGATCATGCTGTCCAGTGCGGTGTTCGGACTTATTTGGCTTTGCCTGTGTTTGAACCTATTGAGAAGAATTGTGTTGGTGTGATTGAGCTTGTTACAGTTTGGAAAGGTGGCTACTTGACTTATGAAGTTGAACGAGTACTGAATCCGCTCGAG GGAGTAGATCTCAAATGTCCTAAAATATATCTCAATAAAGGCAGAAAA GTACAAGCAGGGAAACAAAATGAAAGAGAGGAAATCAAAACGATGTTAAAAATTGTGCGAGAAACACACAAGTTGCCTTTTGTTAGAGTCTGGATTCCCTGTGTGAATCTTGAAATGGACCACAATGGCATGTATGTGGGCTGCACCGAGCATGCCATTTCTGCAG ATCCAACAATCTTACTCGGATCAATTTTGTCTACAATGGGACAGCATTTTCGGAGTTTCAAATTTGCTTCCGGTCAAGAACTAGGAAATGATTCACGTGTTCAAGTTGTTAAAGCTTCTTCAGATAAGAATGTGgattattttcatatatatcatCTAGCAAGTCCATTTATGCCTGAAGTATTGCAAGCTGAAGAGCAAAGGAACCAACTAACAGAAGAGAATAAAAATCTCACAGGGAAAGAAG GCAGACAACCACCGATGGCTCAATCTGATGTCTTAAGTATCGATCCACACATTATTTCAGAGAAGCAGTGTGTCGGTGTTACTCATTTGCGAAAAGAAAGCAGAACCAGAAACAAAGATTCTGTCAACTACGATGATCTCAAACTACATTTTAACAAAAACCTTTCTGATGCAGCTGAAAGCCTTCAAG TTAGTCGGTCTACACTGAAGCGATTATGTAGAAAGTATGGTATTCGAAGGTGGCCATTATCAAAACGGAAGAAGAATACCAACTCAGATAACCAGGCATTGACTATACTTCCAAAGAAGAACAAATCAACAACTTCAGAAATAACAACGTCACATACAGATCATGAGAGTAGCAGCGGCAACAGTTGTTTCACAATTAAGGCAACATATGGAGATGATATGATGAAGTTTAAACTGTACACATTTTCAAGAAAAGATGATTTGGACAATGAAGTGGCTAAGAGATTGCAATTACCAATTGGAGGATTTAGAATAAATTACATGGATGAAGATAATGATAGGATATGGATTGCCTGTGATGATGATTTGAGGGATTGTTTTAGTAATGCACAATCATTAGGGAAGAACACAATTAAGATGTTGGTTTTACCAGCAGCTATAAATCATCATCTTGAATTGTAA
- the LOC107848078 gene encoding protein NLP6 isoform X1, which translates to MNDMINNIPFNHSANMMEQIEKNQLAMINDDVYEVYTSSEFMNYIGTPLSCSEERSNFHLMVFWSNNQPQSNCLVEASVKQKIKAALQRIETSQVILLQFWGLENIEGRNFLSTSGQPFGLRYLYKGLCWYRKHCQGYKYSTVDHKGENHEQGTTEKDNLFGPPTRVFQQKLPESSTHVGYYTNEEFPMRDHAVQCGVRTYLALPVFEPIEKNCVGVIELVTVWKGGYLTYEVERVLNPLEGVDLKCPKIYLNKGRKVQAGKQNEREEIKTMLKIVRETHKLPFVRVWIPCVNLEMDHNGMYVGCTEHAISAGNEVYFVADEEMDADNHVYDDYYYDDMLCFRDISKLQPLQKDQGVVGKAFSSDKLCYCKNITEFSIIEYPLVHYARWCGLTTSFAICLKNRDDAYIMELFLPPDNADPTILLGSILSTMGQHFRSFKFASGQELGNDSRVQVVKASSDKNVDYFHIYHLASPFMPEVLQAEEQRNQLTEENKNLTGKEGRQPPMAQSDVLSIDPHIISEKQCVGVTHLRKESRTRNKDSVNYDDLKLHFNKNLSDAAESLQVSRSTLKRLCRKYGIRRWPLSKRKKNTNSDNQALTILPKKNKSTTSEITTSHTDHESSSGNSCFTIKATYGDDMMKFKLYTFSRKDDLDNEVAKRLQLPIGGFRINYMDEDNDRIWIACDDDLRDCFSNAQSLGKNTIKMLVLPAAINHHLEL; encoded by the exons ATGAATGATATGATTAACAATATTCCTTTCAATCACTCTGCAAATATGATGGAACAAATAGAGAAAAATCAATTAGCTATGattaatgatgatgtttatgaaGTATATACATCATCTGAGTTCATGAATTACATAGGAACTCCATTATCTTGTTCTGAAGAACGTTCTAATTTTCATTTAATGGTTTTTTGGAGCAAcaatcaacctcaatctaactGTCTTGTAGAAGCGT CTGTGAAGCAAAAGATCAAAGCAGCACTTCAGAGAATAGAAACATCCCAAGTAATTTTACTACAGTTTTGGGGGCTGGAAAATATTGAAGGTAGAAATTTTCTATCAACTTCAGGACAACCATTTGGTCTTAGATATCTATATAAAGGATTATGCTGGTATAGAAAACACTGTCAAGGTTATAAATATAGTACTGTTGATCATAAGGGCGAAAATCATGAACAAGGAACAACGGAAAAAGATAATCTTTTTGGTCCGCCTACACGAGTTTTCCAGCAAAAATTGCCCGAGTCAAGTACTCATGTGGGATATTACACGAACGAAGAGTTTCCAATGAGGGATCATGCTGTCCAGTGCGGTGTTCGGACTTATTTGGCTTTGCCTGTGTTTGAACCTATTGAGAAGAATTGTGTTGGTGTGATTGAGCTTGTTACAGTTTGGAAAGGTGGCTACTTGACTTATGAAGTTGAACGAGTACTGAATCCGCTCGAG GGAGTAGATCTCAAATGTCCTAAAATATATCTCAATAAAGGCAGAAAA GTACAAGCAGGGAAACAAAATGAAAGAGAGGAAATCAAAACGATGTTAAAAATTGTGCGAGAAACACACAAGTTGCCTTTTGTTAGAGTCTGGATTCCCTGTGTGAATCTTGAAATGGACCACAATGGCATGTATGTGGGCTGCACCGAGCATGCCATTTCTGCAGGTAATGAAGTTTACTTTGTCGCGGATGAGGAAATGGATGCTGATAATCATGTTTATGAcgattattattatgatgatatgttatGTTTCCGGGATATTTCCAAGTTACAACCTTTGCAGAAAGATCAAGGGGTTGTTGGGAAAGCGTTTTCTTCTGACAAGTTGTGCTATTGCAAGAACATAACTGAATTCAGCATAATCGAGTATCCTTTGGTACACTATGCACGCTGGTGTGGATTGACTACTTCTTTTGCTATCTGTTTGAAGAATAGAGACGATGCCTACATAATGGAGCTGTTTCTCCCCCCTGATAACGCAGATCCAACAATCTTACTCGGATCAATTTTGTCTACAATGGGACAGCATTTTCGGAGTTTCAAATTTGCTTCCGGTCAAGAACTAGGAAATGATTCACGTGTTCAAGTTGTTAAAGCTTCTTCAGATAAGAATGTGgattattttcatatatatcatCTAGCAAGTCCATTTATGCCTGAAGTATTGCAAGCTGAAGAGCAAAGGAACCAACTAACAGAAGAGAATAAAAATCTCACAGGGAAAGAAG GCAGACAACCACCGATGGCTCAATCTGATGTCTTAAGTATCGATCCACACATTATTTCAGAGAAGCAGTGTGTCGGTGTTACTCATTTGCGAAAAGAAAGCAGAACCAGAAACAAAGATTCTGTCAACTACGATGATCTCAAACTACATTTTAACAAAAACCTTTCTGATGCAGCTGAAAGCCTTCAAG TTAGTCGGTCTACACTGAAGCGATTATGTAGAAAGTATGGTATTCGAAGGTGGCCATTATCAAAACGGAAGAAGAATACCAACTCAGATAACCAGGCATTGACTATACTTCCAAAGAAGAACAAATCAACAACTTCAGAAATAACAACGTCACATACAGATCATGAGAGTAGCAGCGGCAACAGTTGTTTCACAATTAAGGCAACATATGGAGATGATATGATGAAGTTTAAACTGTACACATTTTCAAGAAAAGATGATTTGGACAATGAAGTGGCTAAGAGATTGCAATTACCAATTGGAGGATTTAGAATAAATTACATGGATGAAGATAATGATAGGATATGGATTGCCTGTGATGATGATTTGAGGGATTGTTTTAGTAATGCACAATCATTAGGGAAGAACACAATTAAGATGTTGGTTTTACCAGCAGCTATAAATCATCATCTTGAATTGTAA